The Planococcus versutus genome contains a region encoding:
- a CDS encoding CBASS cGAMP-activated phospholipase, whose translation MKRVLSIDGGGVRGIIPAMVLAELEKQSGKPISELFDLVVGASTGGILALGLVAPHHQNKKEPRYTAEQFLGFYQNESHAIFDKSWFYKITRGLFTSRYHAQALEKVLQTYFGDILISQAIVNVVVPSYELNGRYTSFFKSSDVNTKKIEKNVLMSDVARAASAAPTYFSPKKIQAYPGARFIDGGVFANNPAMCAYAEATEVFPEDDDILIVSLGTGNPQLTLKFEKFRTWGLLSWARPLWYVLMDGSSDVVDYQLKYVLPDRQHAKRYYRFQIELLEKGTEKLDDGSPQNIAKLAQLGQQLIDTNSTQIRQLCYQLKK comes from the coding sequence AACTGGAAAAACAAAGCGGCAAACCGATCTCTGAGCTATTTGATTTAGTTGTTGGGGCATCAACGGGCGGCATATTAGCATTGGGCCTTGTCGCACCTCATCACCAAAACAAAAAAGAGCCGCGTTACACAGCCGAACAATTTCTCGGGTTTTATCAAAATGAATCGCACGCAATTTTTGATAAAAGCTGGTTTTATAAAATTACACGGGGTCTTTTTACAAGTCGCTACCACGCGCAAGCACTTGAAAAGGTACTTCAAACGTATTTTGGAGACATATTAATCTCGCAAGCGATTGTTAACGTTGTGGTACCGAGCTACGAACTAAACGGCCGGTACACCTCATTTTTTAAAAGCAGCGATGTGAATACGAAAAAAATAGAGAAAAATGTCTTAATGAGCGATGTGGCACGCGCAGCGTCGGCAGCACCTACTTATTTTAGTCCGAAAAAAATACAAGCGTACCCAGGCGCACGTTTTATCGATGGCGGCGTATTCGCTAATAATCCCGCGATGTGTGCTTATGCCGAAGCAACAGAAGTGTTTCCAGAAGACGATGACATCTTGATCGTTTCACTCGGTACTGGCAATCCGCAGTTGACTCTCAAGTTTGAAAAGTTCAGAACGTGGGGCTTGCTGAGTTGGGCGCGTCCTCTCTGGTACGTATTAATGGACGGCAGCTCCGATGTCGTCGACTACCAACTCAAATACGTCTTACCCGACCGGCAACACGCCAAACGCTACTACCGTTTTCAAATCGAGCTACTCGAAAAAGGCACAGAAAAACTAGACGATGGCTCACCTCAAAACATCGCCAAACTCGCACAACTCGGCCAACAACTCATCGACACCAACAGCACACAAATCCGCCAGCTGTGTTACCAACTAAAAAAGTAA